One part of the Acetoanaerobium sticklandii genome encodes these proteins:
- a CDS encoding DUF1295 domain-containing protein, whose amino-acid sequence MSSIILETMLVIFIYFLCFFIVGTLIKNNSIVDIGWGLGFVIVAWFTTLRTANFYLPNIIVTVLITIWGLRLFYHIIKRNLGKKEDFRYANWRKEWGKLVIPRAFLQVYMLQGVFMFIVALPIILLNNEPFSKLTLIGVVGIIIWIIGFYFESVGDYQLKIFKANPENKGKIMDQGLWSYTRHPNYFGEATMWWGLGIISFFSGSSILVFLSPITITYLLLFVSGVPMLEKSFANRPGYKEYAEKTPVFFPWFPKKD is encoded by the coding sequence ATGAGCTCTATAATTCTAGAGACAATGCTGGTAATATTTATTTATTTTCTTTGTTTTTTCATCGTTGGAACTTTAATTAAAAACAATTCTATAGTTGATATAGGATGGGGACTTGGATTTGTAATAGTGGCATGGTTCACTACGCTTAGAACAGCTAATTTTTATCTCCCAAATATAATCGTAACTGTCCTTATAACAATTTGGGGGCTTAGGCTGTTTTATCACATAATAAAAAGAAATCTCGGCAAGAAAGAGGATTTTAGATATGCAAACTGGCGTAAAGAGTGGGGTAAGTTAGTAATCCCAAGAGCTTTCTTACAGGTATATATGCTTCAAGGAGTGTTCATGTTTATAGTTGCTCTTCCTATTATTCTATTAAATAACGAGCCATTTTCAAAACTAACTCTAATAGGAGTCGTAGGAATTATAATTTGGATTATAGGTTTTTACTTTGAAAGCGTAGGCGATTATCAGCTTAAGATTTTTAAAGCCAATCCAGAAAATAAAGGTAAAATTATGGATCAGGGACTTTGGAGCTATACCCGTCATCCTAATTATTTCGGAGAAGCGACTATGTGGTGGGGACTTGGAATAATTTCATTTTTCTCAGGTTCTAGCATTTTAGTTTTCCTCAGCCCTATTACTATAACCTACCTTCTACTATTTGTCTCAGGCGTTCCAATGCTAGAAAAAAGCTTTGCAAATCGACCTGGATATAAAGAGTATGCAGAAAAAACACCTGTGTTTTTCCCTTGGTTTCCAAAAAAAGATTGA
- a CDS encoding DAK2 domain-containing protein, whose translation MKKTILDGNDFFKLFSYGASEVISNRDKLNKINVFPVADGDTGNNLVFTLNSVLDYAQVKDSVYETLKSMAEASLSGARGNSGVIFAQYIAGLASETKGKASIMLHDFANASKNSAYGLYNALSNPVEGTMLTVIKDWSNYIVDNHKNYDSFDDLFEESVGYASKSLDNTKEQLEILKKNDVVDSGAKGFVLFLEGALRYLRGEVLPEIKRFSLSDLSASHDSLIHEESSYRYCTECIIKGNLPSTDIVKETLIAYGDSLIVAGNEDFKHVHIHTDRVSDFFKAISKLGNISRPKVDDIFIQEKLNDKKGTTAIVTDSIGDIPKNLIDKYMIHQIPLNITVGEDSYLDKVSISSEDFYEYMKSSPIYPNSSLPNEIQIKEKLEFLSQNYENIIIINVSSKLSGTHSAIIKASKELSESGYPIKVIDSKVNSAAQGLLVLHAAKMAHSGSSMEEITDYLNDKIPKSEIYVALNTFRNALNSGRLPKIVGKIGIFFRLRPIISIDRDGNGSAFSVAFSKATLINKILKLVNHKNQQSKISSYCIVHSGDLDTANSFANEVTNILGYEPEYICEISSVTALHAGEKAVAIGFIR comes from the coding sequence ATGAAAAAGACTATCTTAGATGGAAATGATTTTTTTAAACTGTTTAGCTATGGAGCAAGCGAAGTAATAAGTAATCGAGATAAGCTTAATAAAATTAATGTATTTCCAGTAGCGGATGGTGATACAGGAAATAATTTAGTATTTACTTTAAACAGCGTCTTGGATTATGCACAAGTAAAGGATTCAGTGTATGAAACATTGAAATCTATGGCTGAGGCATCTTTATCCGGAGCTAGAGGGAACTCTGGGGTAATCTTTGCACAATACATTGCAGGTCTAGCATCCGAAACCAAAGGTAAAGCTTCAATAATGCTACATGATTTTGCAAATGCCAGCAAAAATTCAGCTTACGGTTTATACAATGCTCTATCGAATCCAGTTGAAGGCACTATGCTAACAGTTATCAAGGATTGGTCAAACTATATAGTAGATAATCATAAAAATTATGATTCCTTTGATGATTTATTTGAAGAGTCTGTTGGATACGCCTCTAAGTCCCTTGATAACACCAAAGAGCAACTCGAAATTTTAAAGAAAAATGATGTTGTTGATTCTGGTGCAAAAGGCTTTGTTTTGTTTTTAGAAGGAGCATTGAGATATCTTCGGGGAGAAGTACTTCCTGAGATTAAAAGATTTAGTTTAAGTGATTTATCTGCATCTCACGATAGTCTCATACACGAAGAATCTTCGTATAGATACTGTACAGAATGCATAATAAAGGGCAATCTTCCAAGCACTGATATCGTTAAGGAAACACTCATAGCATATGGCGATAGTTTGATTGTCGCTGGCAATGAAGACTTTAAACATGTGCATATCCACACTGATAGAGTTAGTGATTTTTTTAAGGCTATCTCAAAATTAGGTAATATATCTAGGCCAAAGGTAGATGATATTTTTATTCAGGAGAAACTTAACGATAAGAAAGGAACTACAGCTATTGTTACAGACTCTATTGGGGATATTCCTAAAAACTTAATTGATAAATATATGATTCACCAAATTCCACTTAATATTACCGTTGGAGAAGACAGTTATCTAGATAAAGTAAGCATTTCTTCTGAAGATTTTTATGAATATATGAAGTCATCACCTATATATCCAAACAGCTCTCTGCCAAATGAAATCCAGATTAAAGAAAAGCTAGAATTTTTAAGTCAGAACTATGAAAATATCATAATAATTAATGTATCAAGCAAGTTAAGTGGCACTCATAGTGCTATTATAAAAGCTTCAAAAGAGCTGAGTGAATCTGGATATCCTATAAAAGTAATAGACAGTAAAGTAAATTCTGCTGCTCAAGGACTACTCGTTCTTCATGCCGCTAAAATGGCTCATTCCGGCTCTAGTATGGAGGAAATCACTGATTATTTAAATGATAAAATACCAAAAAGTGAAATATATGTAGCCCTTAATACTTTTAGAAATGCACTAAATAGTGGAAGGCTTCCTAAAATAGTAGGTAAAATCGGCATATTTTTTAGACTTAGACCTATAATTTCAATCGATAGAGATGGAAACGGCAGTGCTTTTTCCGTTGCATTTTCTAAAGCCACTTTAATAAACAAAATACTAAAGCTAGTTAACCATAAAAATCAGCAAAGTAAAATCTCGTCTTACTGCATAGTACACTCAGGTGATTTAGATACTGCTAACAGCTTTGCAAATGAAGTTACTAATATTTTAGGTTATGAACCAGAATATATTTGTGAGATTTCATCAGTAACTGCTCTTCATGCAGGTGAAAAAGCAGTAGCAATTGGTTTTATTCGCTAA
- a CDS encoding DUF2177 family protein, protein MYIVKSYLSAFAIFLIIDLIWLGFIAKDLYAKYLGFIMAKNINWAAAIIFYMIFVGGILFFVVNPAIEKNSLSYALLAGAAFGFITYATYDLTNLATLENWPLFITIVDLIWGSFLSASTSVVSFLVIKTFILK, encoded by the coding sequence ATGTATATTGTAAAATCATACCTGAGTGCTTTTGCTATATTTCTGATAATAGATTTAATTTGGCTTGGATTTATTGCCAAAGACTTATACGCTAAATATCTAGGCTTTATTATGGCTAAAAATATCAATTGGGCTGCTGCTATTATTTTTTACATGATATTTGTAGGTGGAATTTTATTTTTTGTTGTAAACCCAGCTATAGAAAAAAACAGTCTTTCTTATGCTCTACTTGCTGGAGCCGCTTTTGGATTTATAACCTATGCGACCTACGACCTTACCAACCTAGCTACCTTGGAAAACTGGCCTCTATTTATAACTATTGTAGATTTGATTTGGGGCAGTTTTTTATCAGCCTCTACAAGCGTAGTTAGCTTTCTAGTGATTAAAACCTTTATATTAAAGTGA